One genomic window of Halobellus limi includes the following:
- a CDS encoding phosphoglycerol geranylgeranyltransferase → MTGPWTEWDHVLKVDPDKDLVDGETFEDVCRTGTDAIEIGGTLDITTEKMERVVDACSRYDVPLYQEPSNPGVVIESDDLDGYLIPTVFNAESSFWVTGAHKEWVRIDGPLDWDRTYTEAYIVMNPDASVAELTEADTDQTAEDVASFAAVAEKMFGQEIVYVEYSGTFGDTEKVSAARDALDDASLFYGGGIGDYDAAYEMGKHADTIVVGDLLHDEGVDAVRETVEGVKDAHAEALVE, encoded by the coding sequence ATGACCGGGCCTTGGACGGAGTGGGACCACGTGCTGAAAGTGGACCCGGACAAAGACCTCGTCGACGGCGAGACGTTCGAGGACGTCTGCCGGACGGGGACTGACGCGATCGAGATCGGCGGGACGCTCGACATCACGACCGAGAAGATGGAGCGGGTCGTCGACGCGTGCTCGCGCTACGACGTGCCGCTCTACCAGGAGCCCTCGAACCCCGGCGTCGTGATCGAGTCGGACGACCTCGACGGCTACCTCATCCCGACGGTGTTCAACGCCGAGTCCTCCTTCTGGGTCACCGGCGCGCACAAGGAGTGGGTCCGGATCGACGGGCCGCTCGACTGGGACCGGACGTACACCGAGGCGTACATCGTGATGAATCCGGACGCCTCGGTCGCGGAACTGACCGAGGCCGACACCGACCAGACCGCCGAGGACGTCGCCTCCTTCGCCGCGGTCGCCGAGAAGATGTTCGGCCAGGAGATCGTCTACGTCGAGTACTCGGGGACGTTCGGCGACACCGAGAAGGTCTCGGCCGCCCGCGACGCCCTCGACGACGCGTCGCTGTTCTACGGGGGCGGCATCGGCGACTACGACGCCGCCTACGAGATGGGCAAACACGCGGACACGATCGTCGTCGGCGACCTCCTCCACGACGAGGGCGTCGACGCCGTCCGCGAGACCGTCGAGGGCGTCAAAGACGCACACGCCGAGGCGCTCGTCGAGTGA
- a CDS encoding sugar O-acetyltransferase gives MDTEREKMLRGDRYDPTDPELVADRKRARRLTNRYNRTEVNEDERRRELLAELFGTLGEESYVEPPFRCDYGYNIHVGPGFFANFDCVVLDVCRVEIGRNCMLGPGVHIYTATHPLDASERVEGLEYGKPVTIGDDVWIGGRAVVNPGVTVGDDSVVGSGAVVTSDVPEGVVVQGNPASVVREL, from the coding sequence ATGGACACCGAGCGGGAGAAGATGCTGCGAGGGGACCGCTACGACCCCACTGACCCCGAACTCGTCGCGGATCGGAAGCGGGCACGGCGGCTCACGAACCGGTACAACCGTACGGAGGTGAACGAAGACGAGAGACGCCGCGAACTGCTCGCGGAACTCTTCGGGACGCTCGGCGAGGAGAGCTACGTCGAGCCGCCGTTCCGCTGTGACTACGGGTACAACATCCACGTCGGCCCGGGGTTCTTCGCGAACTTCGACTGCGTCGTTCTTGACGTCTGCCGCGTCGAGATCGGACGGAACTGTATGCTCGGGCCGGGCGTCCACATCTACACGGCGACGCACCCGCTCGACGCGAGCGAACGGGTCGAGGGACTGGAGTACGGGAAGCCGGTCACGATCGGCGACGACGTCTGGATCGGCGGGCGGGCGGTCGTCAATCCCGGCGTCACCGTCGGCGACGACAGCGTCGTCGGTTCGGGCGCGGTCGTGACGAGCGACGTCCCCGAGGGCGTCGTCGTGCAGGGCAACCCGGCATCGGTGGTGAGGGAACTGTAG
- a CDS encoding winged helix-turn-helix transcriptional regulator, producing the protein MSPDDHTDESDGSRIDFEDAIEGGDEDADSEAGARARLEAEADRAVSEFDEGIVDLLAWLLDTETRARIYVYLRKNPHSTSEEVADGTGLYPSTVREALAELHEEETVARRKRESAGAGNNPYEYTAIAPSDLVRSVAEQVQSELNTVFNLDSRLGGSDDTSDATDTGPVSITVEEAGDATGEETGDATEEADDAGEDGSETANDD; encoded by the coding sequence ATGTCTCCTGACGACCACACCGACGAGAGCGACGGGAGCCGCATAGACTTCGAGGACGCTATCGAGGGGGGCGACGAGGACGCCGACTCCGAGGCGGGGGCGCGAGCGCGACTGGAGGCCGAGGCCGACCGCGCCGTCTCGGAGTTCGACGAGGGGATCGTCGACCTCCTGGCGTGGCTCCTCGACACGGAGACCCGAGCGCGGATCTACGTGTACCTGCGCAAGAACCCCCACTCGACGAGCGAGGAGGTGGCCGACGGGACGGGGCTGTATCCGAGCACCGTCCGGGAGGCGCTCGCCGAACTCCACGAGGAGGAGACCGTCGCGCGTCGCAAGCGCGAGAGCGCCGGCGCGGGCAACAACCCCTACGAGTACACCGCCATCGCGCCGAGCGATCTCGTGCGCAGCGTCGCCGAGCAGGTCCAGTCGGAACTGAACACGGTGTTCAACCTCGACAGCCGACTCGGGGGCTCCGACGACACCAGCGACGCCACCGACACCGGACCGGTGAGCATCACCGTCGAGGAGGCGGGCGACGCGACCGGGGAAGAGACCGGCGACGCGACCGAGGAAGCCGACGATGCAGGAGAAGACGGGAGCGAGACGGCGAACGACGACTGA
- a CDS encoding glutamate--cysteine ligase, translating into MELGSADAFDRMGTLGVEEEFYIVDERGRPTSGISDLVYDHPPTGILEDRIDHELFQFTIETQTPLIEDAGGVEAVVRDVRAALVDHAAEHGYRIAAAGLHPTAEWYELDHATKPRYRSQLDRIQYPQHRNTTSGLHVHVGVDDADKATWIANELRWYLPPLLALSANSPFWCGYDTGLSSARAKIFEALPNTGMPTHFEDFAAYQRFERRMVELGSIEDRGELWYDVRPHTGHGTVEVRTPDAQTDPAATAAFVEYVHALVADLAARYEDGEPGTDVRREILDANKWHAMRYGRDAEFITRDCEDTITLEEFVAAETDRLGTDALRRLLDAESGTARQRRLRRESGFDALCEALCLE; encoded by the coding sequence ATGGAGCTAGGGTCGGCGGACGCCTTCGACCGGATGGGTACCCTCGGCGTCGAGGAGGAGTTCTACATCGTCGACGAGCGGGGTCGCCCGACGTCGGGTATCTCTGATCTCGTCTACGATCACCCACCGACGGGGATCCTCGAGGACCGAATCGACCACGAGCTGTTTCAGTTCACGATCGAGACGCAGACGCCGCTGATCGAGGACGCAGGCGGCGTCGAAGCGGTGGTGCGCGACGTCCGCGCGGCGCTCGTCGACCACGCGGCCGAACACGGCTACCGGATCGCGGCGGCCGGTCTCCACCCCACGGCCGAGTGGTACGAACTCGATCACGCGACGAAACCGCGGTATCGATCCCAACTGGATCGGATCCAGTACCCGCAGCACCGGAACACGACCTCGGGCCTCCACGTCCACGTCGGCGTCGACGACGCCGACAAGGCGACCTGGATCGCGAACGAACTCCGGTGGTACCTCCCGCCGCTGCTCGCGCTGTCGGCGAACTCCCCGTTCTGGTGCGGATACGACACGGGGCTCTCCTCCGCCCGGGCGAAGATCTTCGAGGCGCTTCCCAACACGGGGATGCCGACGCACTTCGAGGACTTCGCGGCCTACCAGCGCTTCGAGCGCCGGATGGTCGAACTCGGCTCGATCGAGGACCGCGGCGAACTCTGGTACGACGTCCGGCCCCACACCGGCCACGGGACCGTCGAGGTCCGGACGCCGGACGCCCAGACCGATCCCGCCGCTACGGCCGCGTTCGTCGAGTACGTCCACGCCCTGGTCGCGGACCTCGCCGCGCGCTACGAGGACGGCGAGCCGGGGACGGACGTCCGGCGGGAGATCCTGGATGCGAACAAGTGGCACGCGATGCGCTACGGTCGCGACGCGGAGTTCATCACGCGCGACTGCGAGGACACGATCACGCTCGAGGAGTTCGTCGCGGCCGAGACCGACCGCCTCGGGACCGACGCACTGCGTCGACTCCTCGACGCGGAGAGCGGCACGGCGCGGCAGCGACGCCTCCGCCGCGAGTCCGGGTTCGACGCGCTCTGTGAGGCGCTCTGTCTGGAGTGA
- a CDS encoding fibrillarin-like rRNA/tRNA 2'-O-methyltransferase: MSLTLPVGVERRRFDGRERLATRGEPVYGEPQDADGWRAWDAGRSKLGAMLELEMDVGLDGGDGVLYLGAASGTTVSHVADFAGPTYAVEFAPRPTRDLLSVAESRPNLFPLLKDARDPETYAHVVEGDLDCVVQDVATRGQATVALRNRQFLAPDGRLLAAIKARSEDVLDDPETVFEDALDELREGYEILETRRLDRFHDDHLAVVAEPRADAADPR; encoded by the coding sequence ATGAGTCTCACTCTCCCGGTCGGCGTCGAACGGCGGCGGTTCGACGGGCGAGAGCGACTCGCCACCCGCGGGGAACCGGTGTACGGCGAACCGCAGGACGCCGACGGCTGGCGGGCGTGGGACGCCGGGCGCTCGAAACTCGGCGCGATGCTGGAGTTAGAGATGGACGTCGGTCTCGACGGCGGCGACGGAGTCCTCTACCTCGGGGCGGCCTCGGGGACGACCGTCTCGCACGTCGCTGACTTCGCGGGGCCGACGTACGCCGTCGAGTTCGCGCCGCGGCCGACGCGTGACCTCCTCTCGGTCGCGGAGTCGCGGCCGAACCTCTTCCCGCTCCTGAAGGACGCCCGCGACCCCGAAACCTACGCGCACGTCGTCGAAGGCGACCTCGACTGCGTCGTCCAGGACGTCGCGACCAGGGGGCAGGCGACGGTCGCGCTCCGCAACCGGCAGTTCCTCGCGCCGGACGGCCGACTGCTCGCGGCGATCAAAGCCCGCAGCGAGGACGTCCTCGACGACCCCGAGACGGTCTTCGAGGACGCCCTCGACGAACTCCGCGAGGGGTACGAGATCCTCGAAACCCGACGGTTGGACCGCTTCCACGACGACCACCTCGCGGTCGTCGCCGAGCCACGCGCCGACGCGGCCGACCCGCGGTGA
- a CDS encoding NOP5/NOP56 family protein yields MSGSNPEHTGWFTGLDPGDLEAAATAIAEGGADQPQNWPKRAVQSGFATDEDDYYDALHEATLAATREAVRSRERADDQQLTHAIRAMDDAERTANELAERLAEWAGSLAERSGSDDESRSTDDLGGIDGARAVAEWTPQSPAEERVVSLAERVVDLDDERAELRSFVESHAPEVAPNLAAMAGPVLAARLLSLAGGLESLAKKPAGTVQVLGAEDALFAHLRGRGSSPKHGVIFTHEHVRGTHPENRGSAARAFAGKLAIAARIDHYSGEYRQSVHDDLDERIRTIREREVGE; encoded by the coding sequence ATGAGCGGTTCGAATCCCGAACACACGGGATGGTTCACAGGCCTCGATCCGGGCGACCTCGAAGCGGCGGCAACCGCGATTGCCGAAGGAGGAGCCGACCAGCCTCAGAACTGGCCGAAACGGGCCGTCCAGTCGGGTTTCGCGACCGACGAGGACGACTACTACGACGCCCTCCACGAGGCGACGCTCGCTGCGACCCGTGAGGCCGTCCGGTCCCGCGAGCGGGCGGACGACCAGCAGCTCACGCACGCCATCAGAGCGATGGACGACGCGGAACGGACCGCGAACGAACTCGCCGAGCGACTCGCCGAGTGGGCCGGGTCGCTCGCGGAGCGGTCCGGCTCCGACGACGAGAGTCGGTCCACCGACGACCTCGGCGGCATCGACGGGGCGCGTGCGGTCGCCGAATGGACGCCGCAGTCGCCGGCCGAAGAGCGGGTCGTCTCGCTCGCGGAACGCGTCGTCGACCTCGACGACGAGCGTGCGGAACTCCGATCGTTCGTCGAGTCCCACGCGCCGGAGGTGGCCCCGAACCTGGCCGCGATGGCCGGTCCGGTCCTCGCCGCGCGGCTGCTCTCTCTCGCCGGCGGACTGGAGTCGCTGGCGAAGAAACCCGCCGGGACGGTGCAGGTGCTGGGCGCGGAGGACGCGCTCTTCGCGCACCTCCGCGGACGGGGCTCCTCGCCGAAGCACGGCGTCATCTTCACCCACGAGCACGTCCGCGGGACCCACCCCGAGAACCGCGGGTCGGCCGCGCGGGCGTTCGCCGGCAAGCTCGCGATCGCGGCCCGGATCGATCACTACTCCGGCGAGTACAGACAGTCCGTCCACGACGACCTCGACGAGCGGATACGGACGATCCGCGAACGGGAGGTCGGCGAATGA
- a CDS encoding MBL fold metallo-hydrolase: MKITLLGTGSPVPTLERGGTAILLTLGERNILIDCGQKTVHRLLENETDISEIEELFFTHHHIDHNSEFYNFVISSWSMGRTDLTVYGPEGTDHLLESLYTIYDEDIQYRKQMEYSTSGIDDIGVEIVGEEFRLEDEQLRVDVLPVDHSIETYGYRFTSKESGNTFVFSADSRKIPEIAEFASDADVLVQDACLGPVDEEYRSDGFVWDRLTEPYPQEQWDRLHETHCTAREAGEIAAEAGVDTLVLTHLLPYRDLRQMEEAAADVFEGEVIVGYDNLSLSL, from the coding sequence TAGGGGAGAGAAACATTCTGATCGATTGTGGACAAAAAACCGTCCACCGGTTACTCGAAAACGAGACCGATATCAGTGAGATCGAGGAGCTGTTTTTTACCCATCACCACATCGATCATAATTCGGAGTTTTACAATTTCGTGATATCAAGCTGGTCGATGGGGCGTACAGATCTGACGGTCTATGGGCCCGAGGGAACCGATCACCTTCTGGAATCGTTGTACACGATCTACGACGAGGACATTCAGTATCGCAAGCAGATGGAGTATTCGACGTCGGGAATAGACGACATCGGCGTTGAAATCGTCGGCGAGGAATTCCGTCTGGAGGACGAGCAGCTCCGTGTGGACGTTTTACCTGTCGACCACTCGATCGAGACCTACGGGTATCGGTTCACCTCGAAAGAGTCCGGGAACACTTTCGTCTTTTCGGCTGATAGTAGGAAGATACCAGAAATCGCAGAGTTTGCGTCTGACGCCGACGTCCTCGTCCAAGACGCCTGTCTAGGGCCGGTTGACGAGGAGTACCGCTCGGACGGCTTCGTGTGGGACCGCCTTACCGAACCGTATCCACAGGAACAGTGGGACCGGCTCCACGAAACCCATTGTACGGCGCGTGAAGCGGGAGAGATTGCAGCCGAGGCCGGCGTAGACACGTTAGTTCTCACTCATCTCCTCCCGTACAGGGACCTGCGGCAGATGGAGGAAGCGGCCGCGGACGTCTTCGAGGGAGAGGTCATCGTCGGGTACGATAATCTCTCTCTGAGTCTCTAA